Part of the Caulobacter sp. SL161 genome is shown below.
CTTCAGCAGCTTTTCCATGGCATGGTCGCGCACGCCGTCCTCGTGCAGGTGCATGACGAGGTCGCGGAGATAGTCGATGTTCGGCCCCGACAGGCCCACAGCGCCGGCGATCAACGCCGCCTGCTGCTCCAGGGTGAGGGCCCCCGCCCATTGGCTGTGCTTCATGTCCGAGAGGAAGACGAGGGCGGGCGTGCGCGCGCCGCCGTCGACCTTCACCTCGCGCCAGGTCTCGAAATAGGTCTCGGTCGGCTGCTCGCGCTCGCGCAGATAGGCGTAGACGCCCTCCCACTCGGCGGCGGCGACGCGATAGGCCATGCCGCGCACCGAACCGCCCGGCGCCAGGCCCAGCACCAGACCGGGCCGCTCGTAGGTGCCGCGATGGTGCACCGAATAGATGC
Proteins encoded:
- a CDS encoding gamma-glutamylcyclotransferase, with translation MSSEGGEDRWVFGYGSLMWRPGFPFIDRRTAVLHGRRRAFCIYSVHHRGTYERPGLVLGLAPGGSVRGMAYRVAAAEWEGVYAYLREREQPTETYFETWREVKVDGGARTPALVFLSDMKHSQWAGALTLEQQAALIAGAVGLSGPNIDYLRDLVMHLHEDGVRDHAMEKLLKMVEAREAA